A window of the Henckelia pumila isolate YLH828 chromosome 3, ASM3356847v2, whole genome shotgun sequence genome harbors these coding sequences:
- the LOC140887883 gene encoding uncharacterized protein isoform X2, producing the protein MDCTTVTAGSTVSSNDDIPRVKFLCSFSGSILPRPQDGKLRYVGGETRIVSVSRDITYEELMGKMRELLEGATLLKYQQPDEDLDALVSVVNDDDVTNMMEEYDKLGFRDGFIRLRIFLFLHNDQDGSLHFGDGDERDNERRYVDALNNLNESPEFRKQPGESLLAGAFDDAHIAEQFFNQMNLEGSFHGQRNMELPIAQMNLRRLTIPHLGSGQPQQPMAQRYNEMEAPWSPGYYSPRHPGNMDQRQFAEFPSSPSSRCRTPYGDFPDRIYSEDYSRPPVNTQFIYEQPLQYSDNVVLVPTGSAINEKAGFPGNILQGSSAYEGNNSICESCRMNFPKNQVYHESSRKASEQSHLETPNLGNGYFQVPNSCAECPPNREVYMLSSDPNMHPAYQNDPRFVHPKTHNHERGWVSPLQSNPWAEEPRPHISVAGRLADAYTIENGMNNILHGHGNVCDGHHVQSPYIHHEDQRYARSGVEYGSQVFQDHAVASGSHIHLPSADGIRYVNPAYRYGDDNLHPAPQCHIPSQALWRNGVPSYEASVSHQLANGSVGTGFIRGTVEGSPRVQAFLENQNIWAESSQKITGFNGSHMPEHFNLQAVKVAPSVYTVENPQQYGLEPVQSAAELSKFGASKGPFQKADPASLADDKSIPVAAASIDFRNDTDITKESNHAGAVENSIVCGIMDKNSNGLASYASIKSNVPEPTVENGGAATVDATKVSLPKGSLHVQLEVLPELTACVEEAALRSMKEMKSKVQDDAALGVKHKVVANEHTQNADGVDANTELEVDFDNENVYNSKIEPTKAEAEAIDQGLQTIKSADLEEIRELGSGTYGAVYHGKWKGSDVAIKRIKASCFAGKPSERERLIADFWKEALILSSLHHPNVVSFYGVVRDGEDGSLATVTEFMINGSLKQFLQKKDRTIDRRKRLIIAMDAAFGMEYLHGKNIVHFDLKCENLLVNMRDPHRPVCKIGDLGLSKVKQHTLVSGGVRGTLPWMAPELLSGKSKVTEKIDVYSFGIVMWELLTGDEPYADMHCASIIGGIVNNTLRPQSPTWCDPEWKSLMESCWASDPAQRPSFSEISQKLRNMAAAMNLK; encoded by the exons ATGGATTGCACCACGGTGACTGCTGGCTCCACCGTGAGCTCTAATGATGACATTCCACGTGTTAAATTCTTGTGTAGCTTTTCGGGTAGTATATTGCCGCGGCCCCAAGATGGTAAACTTAGATATGTAGGAGGTGAGACACGTATTGTGAGCGTCTCGCGTGATATAACTTATGAAGAACTCATGGGTAAAATGAGGGAGCTTTTGGAAGGTGCAACTTTGTTGAAGTACCAACAGCCGGATGAGGATCTTGACGCCTTGGTATCTGTTGTCAACGATGATGATGTCACAAATATGATGGAGGAGTACGACAAGTTAGGATTCAGGGACGGGTTTATCAGGTTGAGgatatttttgtttttgcataatGATCAGGATGGGTCATTGCATTTTGGTGATGGAGATGAAAGGGATAATGAGAGGAGGTATGTGGATGCTTTGAACAACCTTAACGAGTCTCCCGAATTTAGAAAGCAGCCTGGGGAGTCTTTGTTAGCGGGGGCTTTTGATGATGCTCATATAGCTGAGCAGTTCTTTAATCAGATGAATCTTGAGGGCAGCTTCCATGGTCAAAGAAACATGGAATTGCCAATTGCTCAGATGAATTTACGGCGCCTAACGATACCTCATTTGGGTTCGGGGCAACCTCAACAACCGATGGCTCAAAGATATAATGAGATGGAGGCACCGTGGAGTCCTGGTTACTATTCCCCAAGGCATCCTGGGAACATGGATCAGAGGCAATTTGCAGAGTTTCCAAGTTCGCCTTCTTCTCGCTGTCGAACACCTTATGGAGACTTTCCGGACAGAATTTATTCTGAGGACTACAGTCGACCCCCAGTCAATACCCAATTCATTTACGAACAACCTCTGCAGTATTCAGACAATGTAGTGTTAGTTCCAACCGGATCTGCTATCAATGAGAAGGCTGGTTTCCCTGGCAACATACTCCAAGGATCCAGCGCTTATGAAGGAAACAACAGTATTTGTGAGAGTTGCCGGATGAACTTTCCAAAAAATCAAGTTTATCATGAATCTTCTAGGAAGGCCAGTGAACAGTCACATCTTGAAACTCCTAACCTGGGAAATGGGTATTTTCAGGTCCCTAATTCGTGCGCAGAATGCCCTCCAAACCGGGAAGTGTACATGTTGAGTTCGGATCCAAATATGCACCCTGCGTATCAAAATGATCCTCGATTTGTGCATCCTAAGACCCATAATCATGAAAGAGGATGGGTTTCACCACTTCAGTCAAATCCTTGGGCCGAGGAACCGAGACCACATATATCTGTTGCTGGAAGGTTGGCTGATGCCTACACTATCGAAAATGGTATGAATAATATTCTCCATGGTCATGGTAATGTATGTGATGGACACCATGTGCAATCACCTTACATCCATCATGAAGATCAACGATACGCTCGGTCTGGGGTAGAGTATGGTAGTCAAGTGTTCCAGGACCATGCTGTTGCAAGTGGATCACATATTCATTTGCCATCTGCTGATGGAATTCGCTATGTAAATCCTGCCTATAGATATGGGGATGATAATCTCCACCCGGCACCACAATGTCACATTCCTTCTCAAGCTCTATGGAGAAATGGTGTTCCCTCTTATGAGGCATCAGTTTCACATCAGCTCGCGAATGGCTCTGTCGGTACTGGATTCATCCGAGGTACAGTGGAGGGTAGCCCCAGAGTTCAAGCTTTTTTGGAGAATCAGAATATTTGGGCTGAGTCATCCCAAAAAATTACTGGCTTCAATGGGTCCCACATGCCTGAACATTTTAATCTCCAAGCTGTCAAAGTGGCTCCTAGTGTGTACACTGTGGAGAATCCTCAACAATATGGTCTGGAACCCGTCCAATCAGCAGCTGAGTTGTCTAAGTTTGGTGCTTCCAAAGGTCCTTTTCAGAAGGCTGACCCAGCATCTTTAGCAGATGATAAATCAATTCCTGTTGCTGCTGCTAGTATAGATTTTAGAAATGATACAGATATTACCAAAGAATCAAATCACGCAGGGGCAGTAGAAAATTCTATTGTGTGTGGCATTATGGACAAGAATTCCAATGGTTTAGCATCTTATGCATCCATTAAATCTAATGTTCCGGAACCCACTGTAGAAAATGGTGGGGCTGCAACAGTAGATGCAACCAAAGTTAGTTTGCCTAAGGGGTCCCTACACGTCCAGTTGGAAGTCTTGCCGGAGTTAACTGCATGTGTAGAAGAGGCTGCCTTGCGAAGTATGAAGGAGATGAAGTCTAAAGTTCAAGATGATGCGGCTTTGGGTGTTAAGCATAAAGTAGTTGCAAATGAACATACTCAGAACGCAGATGGAGTT GATGCCAATACAGAATTGGAAGTAGATTTCGATAACGAAAATGTTTACAACTCCAAGATCGAGCCGACAAAAGCTGAAGCAGAAGCGATTGATCAAGGATTACAG ACAATAAAAAGTGCAGATCTGGAGGAGATCCGGGAGTTAGGTTCTGGGACATATGGTGCAGTCTATCATGGCAAGTGGAAGGGCTCGGATGTAGCAATAAAAAGAATAAAAGCCAGCTGCTTTGCTGGAAAGCCTTCTGAAAGGGAACGACTG ATTGCGGATTTCTGGAAGGAGGCGCTGATTTTAAGTTCATTGCACCATCCAAATGTTGTCTCTTTTTACGGCGTAGTTCGTGATGGTGAAGATGGATCTTTAGCAACAGTTACTGAGTTCATGATTAATGGATCTCTTAAACAATTTTTGCAGAAGAAAGACAG AACAATCGACAGACGCAAACGACTAATAATAGCAATGGATGCTGCATTTGGTATGGAGTACTTACACGGAAAGAATATCGTTCATTTTGACTTAAAATGTGAGAATCTGCTGGTAAATATGAGAGACCCTCATCGTCCAGTTTGCAAG ATTGGGGATCTCGGCTTATCGAAGGTGAAACAACACACTTTAGTGTCGGGAGGTGTTCGTGGCACATTACCATGGATGGCACCTGAACTTCTGAGTGGGAAGAGTAAGGTTACTGAAAAG ATTGACGTTTACTCGTTTGGGATTGTGATGTGGGAATTGCTGACTGGTGATGAACCCTATGCAGATATGCACTGTGCTTCTATAATTG GAGGGATCGTTAACAACACATTGCGTCCACAAAGCCCTACATGGTGTGACCCCGAATGGAAGTCATTGATGGAAAGTTGTTGGGCATCTGATCCAGCACAGAGGCCATCATTTTCAGAAATTTCACAGAAATTAAGAAACATGGCCGCAGCAATGAATCTGAAGTAG
- the LOC140887883 gene encoding uncharacterized protein isoform X1: MCNYQEIDNLNKVEVGRECQIFDQQHRSVLLMDCTTVTAGSTVSSNDDIPRVKFLCSFSGSILPRPQDGKLRYVGGETRIVSVSRDITYEELMGKMRELLEGATLLKYQQPDEDLDALVSVVNDDDVTNMMEEYDKLGFRDGFIRLRIFLFLHNDQDGSLHFGDGDERDNERRYVDALNNLNESPEFRKQPGESLLAGAFDDAHIAEQFFNQMNLEGSFHGQRNMELPIAQMNLRRLTIPHLGSGQPQQPMAQRYNEMEAPWSPGYYSPRHPGNMDQRQFAEFPSSPSSRCRTPYGDFPDRIYSEDYSRPPVNTQFIYEQPLQYSDNVVLVPTGSAINEKAGFPGNILQGSSAYEGNNSICESCRMNFPKNQVYHESSRKASEQSHLETPNLGNGYFQVPNSCAECPPNREVYMLSSDPNMHPAYQNDPRFVHPKTHNHERGWVSPLQSNPWAEEPRPHISVAGRLADAYTIENGMNNILHGHGNVCDGHHVQSPYIHHEDQRYARSGVEYGSQVFQDHAVASGSHIHLPSADGIRYVNPAYRYGDDNLHPAPQCHIPSQALWRNGVPSYEASVSHQLANGSVGTGFIRGTVEGSPRVQAFLENQNIWAESSQKITGFNGSHMPEHFNLQAVKVAPSVYTVENPQQYGLEPVQSAAELSKFGASKGPFQKADPASLADDKSIPVAAASIDFRNDTDITKESNHAGAVENSIVCGIMDKNSNGLASYASIKSNVPEPTVENGGAATVDATKVSLPKGSLHVQLEVLPELTACVEEAALRSMKEMKSKVQDDAALGVKHKVVANEHTQNADGVDANTELEVDFDNENVYNSKIEPTKAEAEAIDQGLQTIKSADLEEIRELGSGTYGAVYHGKWKGSDVAIKRIKASCFAGKPSERERLIADFWKEALILSSLHHPNVVSFYGVVRDGEDGSLATVTEFMINGSLKQFLQKKDRTIDRRKRLIIAMDAAFGMEYLHGKNIVHFDLKCENLLVNMRDPHRPVCKIGDLGLSKVKQHTLVSGGVRGTLPWMAPELLSGKSKVTEKIDVYSFGIVMWELLTGDEPYADMHCASIIGGIVNNTLRPQSPTWCDPEWKSLMESCWASDPAQRPSFSEISQKLRNMAAAMNLK; encoded by the exons ATGTGTAATTATCAGGAAATTGACAACCTAAACAAAGTGGAAGTCGGACGAGAATGCCAAATTTTTGATCAGCAGCATCGATCTGTGTTATTAATGGATTGCACCACGGTGACTGCTGGCTCCACCGTGAGCTCTAATGATGACATTCCACGTGTTAAATTCTTGTGTAGCTTTTCGGGTAGTATATTGCCGCGGCCCCAAGATGGTAAACTTAGATATGTAGGAGGTGAGACACGTATTGTGAGCGTCTCGCGTGATATAACTTATGAAGAACTCATGGGTAAAATGAGGGAGCTTTTGGAAGGTGCAACTTTGTTGAAGTACCAACAGCCGGATGAGGATCTTGACGCCTTGGTATCTGTTGTCAACGATGATGATGTCACAAATATGATGGAGGAGTACGACAAGTTAGGATTCAGGGACGGGTTTATCAGGTTGAGgatatttttgtttttgcataatGATCAGGATGGGTCATTGCATTTTGGTGATGGAGATGAAAGGGATAATGAGAGGAGGTATGTGGATGCTTTGAACAACCTTAACGAGTCTCCCGAATTTAGAAAGCAGCCTGGGGAGTCTTTGTTAGCGGGGGCTTTTGATGATGCTCATATAGCTGAGCAGTTCTTTAATCAGATGAATCTTGAGGGCAGCTTCCATGGTCAAAGAAACATGGAATTGCCAATTGCTCAGATGAATTTACGGCGCCTAACGATACCTCATTTGGGTTCGGGGCAACCTCAACAACCGATGGCTCAAAGATATAATGAGATGGAGGCACCGTGGAGTCCTGGTTACTATTCCCCAAGGCATCCTGGGAACATGGATCAGAGGCAATTTGCAGAGTTTCCAAGTTCGCCTTCTTCTCGCTGTCGAACACCTTATGGAGACTTTCCGGACAGAATTTATTCTGAGGACTACAGTCGACCCCCAGTCAATACCCAATTCATTTACGAACAACCTCTGCAGTATTCAGACAATGTAGTGTTAGTTCCAACCGGATCTGCTATCAATGAGAAGGCTGGTTTCCCTGGCAACATACTCCAAGGATCCAGCGCTTATGAAGGAAACAACAGTATTTGTGAGAGTTGCCGGATGAACTTTCCAAAAAATCAAGTTTATCATGAATCTTCTAGGAAGGCCAGTGAACAGTCACATCTTGAAACTCCTAACCTGGGAAATGGGTATTTTCAGGTCCCTAATTCGTGCGCAGAATGCCCTCCAAACCGGGAAGTGTACATGTTGAGTTCGGATCCAAATATGCACCCTGCGTATCAAAATGATCCTCGATTTGTGCATCCTAAGACCCATAATCATGAAAGAGGATGGGTTTCACCACTTCAGTCAAATCCTTGGGCCGAGGAACCGAGACCACATATATCTGTTGCTGGAAGGTTGGCTGATGCCTACACTATCGAAAATGGTATGAATAATATTCTCCATGGTCATGGTAATGTATGTGATGGACACCATGTGCAATCACCTTACATCCATCATGAAGATCAACGATACGCTCGGTCTGGGGTAGAGTATGGTAGTCAAGTGTTCCAGGACCATGCTGTTGCAAGTGGATCACATATTCATTTGCCATCTGCTGATGGAATTCGCTATGTAAATCCTGCCTATAGATATGGGGATGATAATCTCCACCCGGCACCACAATGTCACATTCCTTCTCAAGCTCTATGGAGAAATGGTGTTCCCTCTTATGAGGCATCAGTTTCACATCAGCTCGCGAATGGCTCTGTCGGTACTGGATTCATCCGAGGTACAGTGGAGGGTAGCCCCAGAGTTCAAGCTTTTTTGGAGAATCAGAATATTTGGGCTGAGTCATCCCAAAAAATTACTGGCTTCAATGGGTCCCACATGCCTGAACATTTTAATCTCCAAGCTGTCAAAGTGGCTCCTAGTGTGTACACTGTGGAGAATCCTCAACAATATGGTCTGGAACCCGTCCAATCAGCAGCTGAGTTGTCTAAGTTTGGTGCTTCCAAAGGTCCTTTTCAGAAGGCTGACCCAGCATCTTTAGCAGATGATAAATCAATTCCTGTTGCTGCTGCTAGTATAGATTTTAGAAATGATACAGATATTACCAAAGAATCAAATCACGCAGGGGCAGTAGAAAATTCTATTGTGTGTGGCATTATGGACAAGAATTCCAATGGTTTAGCATCTTATGCATCCATTAAATCTAATGTTCCGGAACCCACTGTAGAAAATGGTGGGGCTGCAACAGTAGATGCAACCAAAGTTAGTTTGCCTAAGGGGTCCCTACACGTCCAGTTGGAAGTCTTGCCGGAGTTAACTGCATGTGTAGAAGAGGCTGCCTTGCGAAGTATGAAGGAGATGAAGTCTAAAGTTCAAGATGATGCGGCTTTGGGTGTTAAGCATAAAGTAGTTGCAAATGAACATACTCAGAACGCAGATGGAGTT GATGCCAATACAGAATTGGAAGTAGATTTCGATAACGAAAATGTTTACAACTCCAAGATCGAGCCGACAAAAGCTGAAGCAGAAGCGATTGATCAAGGATTACAG ACAATAAAAAGTGCAGATCTGGAGGAGATCCGGGAGTTAGGTTCTGGGACATATGGTGCAGTCTATCATGGCAAGTGGAAGGGCTCGGATGTAGCAATAAAAAGAATAAAAGCCAGCTGCTTTGCTGGAAAGCCTTCTGAAAGGGAACGACTG ATTGCGGATTTCTGGAAGGAGGCGCTGATTTTAAGTTCATTGCACCATCCAAATGTTGTCTCTTTTTACGGCGTAGTTCGTGATGGTGAAGATGGATCTTTAGCAACAGTTACTGAGTTCATGATTAATGGATCTCTTAAACAATTTTTGCAGAAGAAAGACAG AACAATCGACAGACGCAAACGACTAATAATAGCAATGGATGCTGCATTTGGTATGGAGTACTTACACGGAAAGAATATCGTTCATTTTGACTTAAAATGTGAGAATCTGCTGGTAAATATGAGAGACCCTCATCGTCCAGTTTGCAAG ATTGGGGATCTCGGCTTATCGAAGGTGAAACAACACACTTTAGTGTCGGGAGGTGTTCGTGGCACATTACCATGGATGGCACCTGAACTTCTGAGTGGGAAGAGTAAGGTTACTGAAAAG ATTGACGTTTACTCGTTTGGGATTGTGATGTGGGAATTGCTGACTGGTGATGAACCCTATGCAGATATGCACTGTGCTTCTATAATTG GAGGGATCGTTAACAACACATTGCGTCCACAAAGCCCTACATGGTGTGACCCCGAATGGAAGTCATTGATGGAAAGTTGTTGGGCATCTGATCCAGCACAGAGGCCATCATTTTCAGAAATTTCACAGAAATTAAGAAACATGGCCGCAGCAATGAATCTGAAGTAG